DNA sequence from the Bdellovibrio bacteriovorus genome:
ATCAGTTTGGCATTCGCAAAGGGGATCGCGTTGCGGTCCTTGCCACAAATGAACTGGAATACGTTTTCCTTTTCTTTGCTTTGCAACGCCTGGGCGCCATCATGGTGCCGGTGAACTTCCGTCTGACTCAGCGAGAAGTGGATCACATCATCTCTGATTCATCTCCAAAGTTAGTTCTATTTCAAGAAGCCTATCGTGAAGTCGTTGAAAACCTGCCTTCGTCGTTAAAGCCCGAGCTTTTAAAACTTCAAGGCGATAATAGCTTTGCAAGTTTTTTGGAATCTAGCGGTTCTGCCGAAGAGTATTCTTTCACATCACAGGAAAATGACCCTGTGATGATTATGTACACTTCGGGTACGACGGGTTCTCCTAAAGGCGCCATCTTGACTTACAAGATGATCTTTTGGAACTCGATCAACACGACCCTGCGCCTGAATATCTCGCAAAATGATTGCACAGTGATCTTCCTCCCCTTCTTCCACACGGGAGGCTGGAATGTTCTGACGACACCATTCATTCATCGCGGCGCTAAAGTGGTTTTCTTGAAAAAGTTTGAGGCGGACCAAATCCTTCATTTGAGTGCCCAAGAAAAAGCGACTTTGCTTTTCGGTGTACCAACGACCATGGATATGATGGCTCGCTCTGACCTTTTTAATAAAGTAAATCTTTCTAATATTCGCTATGCCATCGTGGGCGGCGAGCCAATGCCCATCGAGTTGATTCGCGTCTGGGATAAAAAAGGAATTCCAGTTCGTCAAGGTTACGGCCTGACTGAGTTTGGCCCGAACGTCTTTTCTTTAAATGAAGAAGATGCGCTTAGAAAAATCGGCTCTATTGGGTTCCCGAACTTTTATATCGAAGCCAAGGTGGTCGATATGGAAGGAAAAGAGCTTAAAGACAATGAGGTCGGTGAACTAATTCTGCGTGGACCGATGTGTATGCAAGGGTATTGGCATAATGAAAAAGCCACCAATGAAACCATCAAAGAGGGTTGGCTTTACACGGGCGATTTAGTACGCCGTGATTCTGAGGGCTATTACTACGTGGTCGGACGCAAAAAAGACATGTTCATCTCAGGCGGAGAAAATGTATATCCTCCGGAGATTGAACAAATTCTG
Encoded proteins:
- the menE gene encoding o-succinylbenzoate--CoA ligase translates to MELDWLKRWKLYSPHNIAIKDGDTGREFSYAKLFDLANRGAHYLHNQFGIRKGDRVAVLATNELEYVFLFFALQRLGAIMVPVNFRLTQREVDHIISDSSPKLVLFQEAYREVVENLPSSLKPELLKLQGDNSFASFLESSGSAEEYSFTSQENDPVMIMYTSGTTGSPKGAILTYKMIFWNSINTTLRLNISQNDCTVIFLPFFHTGGWNVLTTPFIHRGAKVVFLKKFEADQILHLSAQEKATLLFGVPTTMDMMARSDLFNKVNLSNIRYAIVGGEPMPIELIRVWDKKGIPVRQGYGLTEFGPNVFSLNEEDALRKIGSIGFPNFYIEAKVVDMEGKELKDNEVGELILRGPMCMQGYWHNEKATNETIKEGWLYTGDLVRRDSEGYYYVVGRKKDMFISGGENVYPPEIEQILRTHPSVLEAAVIGVPDEKWGEVGKAFIVAGQGSLTADELHQHCVRNLAKFKIPKHFVFLPSLPKGDSGKILKRKLMELAPN